One Hydrogenimonas thermophila genomic window, CCTTTCATTAATTTTGTTATTCTTTTTAATTCATCTTTAGAAATATCTTGATTTAAAAATAGTTTAGAGTCTAAAAGCATAATCCAAGAAGATAATTCATTGAGTGGAGCTTTCCATTGATGTGCAATATTATTTACAATATTTTTCATTGACTCTTGTTTGTTATAGTAAAATAAAAGAGTTTCTTGTAACCTATTTTTTTCAATTTCTTGGTTTACTTTTTGTTTGAGTTTAATATTCCAAACTATTACAAATATAATTATTAATAGAGTAAAAGAGATAATTTTAATAATGAGCATATAATCAATATTAGATATATGTCTCATAAACCATTTATTCATTAGTTCATTTTTCTCTTGTTCAGTGATGTTATTTATGCCTTTTTGTAAAATATCTCTTAATATTTCTTGTTGCTTATTTGTCGCTATTCGAAGTTTTACACTAAAATGTTTGTTTTTTACATCAAAAGCTGGTTTTAAATTGCTTATATTGTATTTTTGTATTGTATAGTTTAAAACACCTAAAGTATTCATGAAACCATCAGCTTCATTAAAAGCTACTGCCTTTAATCCATCAAGTGTATTATTTACTAACAGTACCTTTATTTTAGGATAATATTTTTGAATTAACTCTTCTTCTGAGAACCCTTTTATAACTGCTAATATTTTTCCATTAAAATCATTTAAACTTTTGTATTTTTTTGCATTCTCTTCTCTTGTTACAACACTATCTATTACTTCTTTGTAAGGTGATGTAAAAGATAAAAACTTTTCTCTTTTCGGTGTTTTTACAATATTTAACATAACGTCTAATGAGCCATCTTTTAACATCTTTATAAATTCATTCCAACTATAACCATGTACATATTCAATTTTAATACCTATCTTTTTTGCAATCAAATTCATATAATCAATTGAAAAACCTTCTGCTTTTCCATTTATATTGTAGTTAAAAGGTGCCCAGTCTATTTCATTATGTACCTTTATAATTTTTTTTGAATCTAAATATTCCAACTCCTCTTTAGTTAATGGAATATTGTATCTATTCTCTCTAAAGATGAAATCTTTGTAATTAATTGTTTTATTTTGATCAACAAAACCTAGATTTTTAAAATTATCAACCATCAATTTGATTCTATTTTTGTCAATACTTCCTATAGGATATATATTTGGCAGCATAATACTTTCAACCTGTTTTGCCTCAAATATTAAAGCATCTTTTGTTTTATGTTGTGTATTGTACTTTTTAAGTATTAGTTCTATTACTTCATCTTTATGCTTCAGAGCATATTCCCACCCTTTTATAGAAGCATCTCTAAATTTTTTTACTCGTTTAGGATGATGTTTTACTTCTTCTTGTGATGTAAAAAGATTTAAATCATAAAACTCAGCTCCATATATAGTAGGATTTAAAAGATTATAAGGAACTTTTGCTTTATTAAGATAGTAGATTTCATTAGTTGTAAAAATTGCCATTGCATCTACTTTTTTATCTATAAAATCTTGTACGTTAAAACTAGGAGGAATATGAATAAAGTCATTAGATGTCAAACCAAACTTTTTAAACATAATTAGCATCATAGCACTATTAATATCGTTTCCAATCCCCATAACTTTTTTACCTTTTAAATCTGAAGGAAGACGAATATCTTTAGTTGTTACAATTGCTAAAGGGGACTGTTTAAAAAAGTTTGCAACAAAAACAATTGGCTTGCCTTTGAGATATTCTGAAACTATATTTGCATAGGTGGTTCCATATATCCCTTCTTTACTGAGTACCTTATCAATAATGTTAATTTCAGGACTAAACTCTACAAACTCAACATCAAGCCCTACATCTTTATAGTACCCTTTCTCTTTTGCTATATAAAATCCAGCATACTCAAACTGATGTTTCCATTGAAATTGCAAAGTGATTTTTTCTAAAGATTTTGCAAATAAAAAATTTGTTGCAAATATTAAAAAAAAGATTATTATTCTATATTTATTTTCCATCCGATTTTACTTATATTGATAATTTTTTCTTTTCCTATTTTTCTTCTTAAGCTTCCAATAAGGTTCTTAATAGCACTGTCACTTATATAGTTGTCATTCCAAATATGAAACTCTAAATCATTGCGACTAATGATCTTATTTCGATTTTTTAGAAATAGTTGTAATAAAAGATTCTCTTTTTTGCCAAGTTTTACTTTTATATTTTCTTCAAAAAGTTCAAGAGAATCAAAATCATAATATAATTTAGAATCTAAAGTAACAATCTGTTGTGATCTAATTTTTTTTAAACATTTCAGCATACTTTGTTGGAAATTTACAATATCAAGAGGTTTTATAATATAGCCATCTATTTGAAGGTTTATAGCTTCCATAAGGTATTTGTTATCACTATATGATGTTAAAAAAACTATTGGAGTGCCAACATCATCTTCTCTAATCTTTTTTACAATAGCCATACCATTTAAACTGTTTTTCAATTCTATGTCCACCAAAATAATATCTGGGGAATTTTTAGCATATATTTCAAGTGCCTCTTCGTAATTTTTTGCAATATAAACATTTTGAAAAAATAGCTCAAATGATGAAGCATAGCTTTGACTTACAGACTCATCATCTTCTACATATAGCAGGCTTAATTTATATAATTCATTTAATTCCATAATTAAATTCTATCATATAAAAGTTTGTTTTAAGACAGCTAATTTGTTTTAAGACAAATCTTGAAACTTACTTTTTATTGCTACTATTTACATAAACTTTTATAATAAAGATTTTTAGATGCAAAACAGAATACGAAACTACAATCAACTTGTAGCAGATGAGACTATAGAAGACTACTCTTTACGATATGCTCCAAAAACCTTTAGAAAATGGTCTGAGTTTTTAATTGCAAATACTGCTATAGGGAGTATATCTTTTTTGGCTCTTGAGGCTATTGGAGCTTCCATTGCCCTACATTATGGGTTTACTACAGCATTTTGGGCAATTCTTACAGCTTCACTCATCATATTTTTTACAGCAATTCCTATTAGTTACTATGCCGCAAAATATAATATAGATATAGATTTGATTACAAGAAGTGCAGGGTTTGGTTATGTTGGCTCTACATTTACATCTTTGATATATGCATCTTTTAGTTTTATCTTTTTTGCACTTGAAGCTGCCATTATGGCGCAGGCATTGGAGGTTTATTTTGGTATTCCTTTAAGTTTTGGATATATAATTAGCTCTTTAGTAATTATTCCCATTGTTTTTTACGGAATTACTCTTATAAATAGATTGCAGTTTTTAACTCAACCCATTTGGCTTATTATGATGGTTGTCCCATACATTGCCATACTATACAAAGAGCCAAATGCAATTTCTGCTTTCAAGTCTCTTACAGGAAATATATCTGGCAGTAATGAGTTTGATTTTTACTATTTTGGTATGGCAGTTGGAGTGTCACTATCTTTGATAGCTCAGATTGGAGAACAGGTTGATTATCTGCGTTTTATGCCACCACTTAAAAAAGAGAATAGATTTAAATGGTGGGTTTCAGTACTCATAGCTGGACCAGGTTGGATAATACTAGGTTTTTTAAAACAGATAGGTGGTATGTTTTTAGCATCTATGGTTTTATTGACGGGACTAAGTGCATATGAAGCTAAAACACCTATTGAGATGTACAATATAGGTTATCAATATATTTTTGATAATCCAGAACATGCTTTAGTTGCTGCTACTATATTTGTAATAATCTCGCAAATCAAAATAAATGTAACAAATGCTTATGCAGGTTCACTGGCTTGGTCAAACTTTTTTTCACGTGTTACACATTCCCACCCTGGTCGTGTTGTTTGGATGCTCTTTAATATAGGTATTGCATTACTACTTATGGAGCTTGGAGTTTTTGATGTTTTAGAAAAGGTTTTGGGACTCTACTCTAATGTTGCCATCGCTTGGATTGGAGCAATTTTTGCAGATTTAGTCATAAATAAACCTTTAGGACTGGCTCCAAAAGTTGTAGAGTTTAAAAGAGCATACCTTTATAATGTAAATCCTGTTGGTGTTGGAAGTATGGGAATTGCATCACTTATATCCATATTTGCTTTTATGGGATATTTTGGGAGTTTAGCTCAAAGTTACTCTGCAATAATTGCCATGTTTATAGCCATATTACTCTCCCCAATCATAGCTATTTTGACAAAAGGTGAATATTATATAGCAAGAGAAAATATACATTTAAATAGTAAAAAAGTTTATGAAACTTGTAAAACTTGTAATCATGAGTATGAAATAGAAGATATGGCATATTGCCCTTTACATAATTCAAATATCTGCTCTTTATGCTGTTCTCTTGATTCTTTATGTCATGATATTTGTAAAAAAGATAGAGAACGCAGTATGCGAGATAAGATTGCTAAATTTGTAAGTACAATATTTAGAAACACTATTTCAAAAGACACTAGCTTCAAAGTTTTTAATTTTTTTCTTCTATCATCGGGATTCTTTTTATTAATATGGATTACTGGATGGATGTCTTACTCTATACAAATAGATTTGATTCCATATGATCAAAGAGGATTGTTTAGAGAGTCTATAGAAAATTACTCTATGATAATTGGTATTTTAATGAGTATAGTTGCTTGGTGGATTTTACTTATTCAAGATAGTAAAGATAGAGCAGAAAATGAGTTGGAGTCAAGAAATACTAGTCTTGAGAATGAGGTTTTAATACGTACAGAAGCAGAACGTAAAGCTGAAGAAGCAACAAAAGCGAAAAGTAACTTTTTAGCAAATATGAGCCATGAGATAAGAACCCCAATGAATGGAATTTTAGGAATGTCTCATTTAGTTTTGCAAACTGACCTTGATGATAAACAGAAAAATTACATACAAAAGATAGATAACAGTGCAAAATCACTTCTAGGCATCATAAACGATATTTTAGATTTTTCAAAAATAGAAGCAGGAAAACTGTCAATAGAGAAGATTGAATTCGATCTATTTAAAATGATAGAAAATGTAATAAATTTAATAGAATATAAAGCCCATGAAAAAAATATTGAATTAATAATAAGTTATGATAAGAGTTTAGGGAAAAAATATTATGGAGATAGCTTAAGAGTAAGTCAAGTTCTTACAAACTTATTGAGTAATGCAGTTAAATTTACTGATGATGGTGAAGTTGGAATATATATTACAAAAATATATAAAAATCTATTAAGATTTGAAGTAGTTGATACAGGAATAGGTTTAACATATGAGCAACAATCTAAACTCTTTAAATCATTTTCACAAGCAGATGGAAGTACCACCAGAAAGTATGGCGGAACAGGACTGTGACTTGCAATATCTAAACAACTTGTTGAACTTATGAATGGAAAGATTTGGGTAGAGAGTGAGTATGGAAAAGGAAGTAAATTTATATTTGAGATTGAATTAGAAGAGAGAGAAGATACTAAGCAGTTTAACCTGTTTAGTGATAAAAAAGTTTTAGTAGTAGATGACAATAAATCTTGGCATAGTATATTGGCAAATATATTGGAGATGTTCAACATAAAAGTTGATCATGCATACAGTGGAGAAGAGGCAGTCAAAAAAGTTTGTAAATGCAAAGAGTGTTATGACCTAATACTTATGGATTGGAATATGCCAAAAATAGATGGTATAGAAGCTACAAAAATAATACAAAAAGAGTTTAAAAAACATCCGGTAACAATCATAATGATCAGCAGTTTTAGACAAGAGAGTATTGCAAATTTGGCTAAAGATGTTGGTATTGATATATTTTTACAAAAACCAATAAATCCATCAGTTTTAAATGACATATTAAGTGGGCTATTTTTAGATGGAGTAGATATTAAAAACATAGATACAGTTAAAGAAGATACATTAAAAGATGATCTACAAAGTTTAAACGGTAGTTCCATCTTGATAGTAGAAGACAATGTTATAAACCAAGAGATAATCATAGGTTTACTAGAAAACAGCGGTATAAAAATAGATATAGCAAATAATGGTGTTGAAGCAGTTGATATGTTTAACGCAAACAGTACCAAATATGAACTAATCCTTATGGATCTGCAAATGCCAATAATGGGAGGAATTGAGGCAACCAAAATCATAAGAGAGAAATATAAAGATATTCCAATCATTGCGCTAACAGCAAATGCAATGAAAGAAGATGTTGAAAAGACCAAGCTTGCTGGTATGAATGAACACTTAAATAAACCAATAGAAGTAGAAAAGCTATATGCAACACTACTAAAGTTTATCTCAAAAAAAGAGAGCTCTTCAGAGATTAAGACAAAAAAAGAGGAGATAGAGTTACCTGAGTTTACAAATATAGATATAAGTATAGGATTAAAATATCTCTCAAACAACAAAAAACTCTATCTAAAAATTCTAAATGACTTTTATGAGAGTTATAAAGATGTAAAACTTGAAGAGTTGAGTGATGAAGAGTTTAAAAGAGTAACCCACACAATCAAAGGTTTAAGTGCAAATATTGGAGCTAACTCTTTACACACCATTGCTAAAGAGTTAGATGTTACACAAAACAAAAGCCTACTTCCTGAGTTTTACAAAGAACTAAATGCAGTTATAGATGAACTTGAAGAGAAACTCTCAAAAATAGATAACCAAAGAGATTTCAAGCCTGAATTAGACACTGAAACAAGAGATGAGTTACTAGAAGCTCTTAAAGAGTATGCCAAAAAAAGAAGATCGAAACTTTGTAATGAAGTATTGGAAAAACTTTTAAGCTACAAGCTTTCTAATGAGGATCAACAACTTTTTAATGAGCTTAAAAAGTTGGTGGATGGTCGTAAATATAAAATTATTGTGGAGATGATATAGCCATTATAAAAAAGTCTGTTTTGGGATTGCTCTATGATGTAAAAACAAATCTTACAACTCACTTTTTATAGCTATTATATTAACAAGTAATTAAGTAGTAACTTGATGAATAATTATAAAAAGAGAATAGAATTATAGTGGAGATAAGATGGGAAGTAAAACTATTTTAATAGTTGATGATACTATTGCAAATCTTGATATATTGGTTGATTTATTAGGACAATATGACGTTATTGATGCAGTAAATGGAGAAGATGCTCTTGAGATTGCAAATGAAGAGAGTATAGATCTGATTTTACTTGATATTATGATGCCAGAGATGGATGGATATGAAGTTTGTAAAAGATTAAAATCTAATGAAAAGACAAAAGATATTCCAGTAATCTTTATTACAGCTAAAACAGATGAAGATAGTATTGAAAAGGCTTATGATATTGGTGGAGCCGATTATGTTACAAAACCTTTTAGACCAAAAGAGTTGTTATCTAGAGTAAAGAAAGAGTTAAAACTACAAGAGTTGATGAAAGAGTTAAAGCTTTTAGCATCAACTGATCCTATGACAAAACTCTACAATAGAAGGTATTTTACTAATGTGTCACAACATATTTTAGAGATAGCAAAACGAGAAAATCAAAGTTTATCTTTGGTTATGTTAGATATTGATAAATTTAAAAATATTAATGATACTTATGGTCATCAAATTGGTGATGAAGTAATTATTTCGCTTGCAAATGAGTTGACTCAAAATCAAAGAAAAAGTGATATCGTCTCTAGATATGGCGGAGAAGAGTTTGTAGTATTGCTACCAAATACATCGCTGGAAGAAGCAATAGGAGTAGCTGAAAAATTAAGAGAAAAAATAGACTTAAAAACTATTAATTTAGATAATTATGAAAAGTTGAAGTTTACTATTAGCCTTGGAGTGTCAGAAGTTAAAGTTTTTAATGAAAAAAATATAGAGAAAGCGCTTAAACGTGCAGATGATGCTCTTTATACTGCAAAAGAGAGTGGTAGAAATAGAGTTTGCTTTGTATAATTTAATTGAAATGGAAGTTTGGTAATTTTGATGAATGTATTAATTGTTGACGATAAAAACAGTTATATTGATATGGCTATTGCTTTTTTAGAGGATATTGAAAATATAAAGTTATATACATCAATGAGCGGTAAAGAGGCACTTATAAAAACTACTAAAGTAAGCTTTGATCTAATACTGCTTGATATTATTATGCCAAATATGGATGGATTTGAGGTATGCAAAAGATTAAAACAGCATCCACGTACAAAAGATATTCCTGTTATATTTCTGACATCTGAAAATAGTTTAGATTTTATAATAAAAGCATTTGAGTATGGAGCTATAGATTATATAAACAAACCATTTACCGCTGAAGAATTAAGAGCAAGAGTGAATACTCAACTAAAACTATATAAAACGGTAAAAGAGCTTAAAGCAAAACAGAGTCAATTGGTACAATTGTCAATTATTGATCCGTTGACTAAAATATATAATTTTACTTATCTTAAAACTAAACTAAAATATTTATTAGATAATAAAGAAAGATTTTGGTTTATTCATATTCAAATTGATAATTTAGGGAAAATAAGTAAAGTATTTGGACATAATCAAACTGAAAAATTGTTATTAGAGTTTGTAGAGGTTTTAAATGATATATTTGCAGATAAAAATATGATTTTTCGACTATATGGTGCTCATTTTGGGGTGATTATACAAAATCAAAAAAAAGAGAATATAGAAAAACTTTTGAACTCATTTTTAATAGAAATCAAGAACTTGCTTAAAACAGTTACAAATGTAAATTGTTTTATTGTTGCAAATTTATCAAAAGAATCTGATTCTGTTTCTTCTTTGTTAAATCGTTCTGATAATCTAATTCATAGACACTATATGTTAAAAGATAAATTACAATACTTAATTGAAGAATAGATTAATATATCTTTTCTTTTTTGAATAATTATAAGAGGAAATCATAAATATTAATTCTTGATATCAAATATAAAAATATCTCTAATTGACAACTAAATATGCAAAATAGTACAATAGTTTAAAAAATGGATGAAATATTATTTGAAAAAATAGAAATAGAAGAAGTAGAGATAATTTTAGTCTTATTTATAATTTAAGTTTATATAGATGAAAAGTTAGTCTAAAAGAAGTTGTTACTAACTATAAAAAGTTTTTTTATATTATAGGAAATATTATATGCAAAATATTCAACAGTTAATGAAAGATAGAATTTTAGTTATTGACGGGGCAATGGGAACTCAGATCCAGTCTATGGATATTCCAGAAGATGCTTGGGAAGGAAAAGAGGGGTGTAATGAGCTTTTAAATGCTACAGCTCCTGAACTGATTCGACAAATTCACAAACGATATGCAATGGCTGGAGCTGATCTCATTAAGACAAACACATTCGGCTCAATGAATTGGGTGCTTGATGAGTATGAAATTGGTGATCGTGCCTATGAGCTTAGCAAAAAAGGGTGTGAACTTGTAAAGTCTGTATGTGAAGAGTTCAGTACGCCTCAAAAACCTCGTTTTTGTCTTGGATCAATTGGACCTGGAACGAAACTACCATCTTTAAAGCATATAGAGTATGATGAAATGTATAGTGGCTATCTGGAGATGGCTAAAGGGATGATTGATGGTGGCGTTGATATCTTCTTACTTGAGACGTGCCAAGATCCTTTACAGATTAAAGCTGCACTTCATGCTTGTGAAGATGCTTGCAAAGATAAAGAGGTTAAGACCCCGATTATGGTATCGGTCACAATTGAGCTGAGTGGTTCTATGCTTATTGGTACTGATGCAACAACAATTGCTACTATTATGGAGCCTTTTGATATTCTCTCTTTAGGTTTTAACTGCGGAACTGGTCCTGAACAGGTTGAAAAGCATGTTAAAACACTATCAGAGCTTTGGCATAAACCTATCTCTGTTCATGCCAATGCTGGATTGCCTCAAAACCGTGGTGGTTACACTTACTACCCGATGGGACCTGAAGAGTTTAGTGAGTTGCAAAAAAGTTTTACTAAGTATGATGGTGTTACATTCCTTGGTGGATGCTGTGGAACAACACCACAACACATCAAAGCTCTATCTGACGCTGTTAAAGGTATGAAGCCTCGTCCAGCTACCGGATCTCATCCAACCTCTCTTGCATCACTCTTCAATACAGTTCCATTAATGCAAGATCCGGCACCACTGCTCATTGGTGAACGCTCCAATGCTACTGGCTCAAAGGCTTTTCGTGAGCTTTTATTGGCAGAAGATTATGAAGGTACATTAACGGTTGGACAGCAGCAGGTTCGTGCAGGAGCTCATGTGCTTGATGTTTCTGTAGGATTTGCAGGTCGGGATGAGACTAAAGATATGCATGAAGTCATAAGTCTTTATGCTCAAAAAATTCCATTGCCGTTAATGCCAGATTCAACACAGGTAAAAGGGCTTGAGACAGCTCTTAAGTGCATAGGCGGTAAGCCTATTATAAACTCTGTCAACCTTGAAGACGGAATCGAAAAGTTTGATGCAGTCTGCCAACTGGCAAAACGCTTTGGTACATCATTGGTCTGTTTAACAATTGATGAGCAGGGTATGGCAAAGACAGTTGAGCGCAAACTTGAAGTTGCTGAACGCATTTATGAGCTAGCTACTAAAAAGCATGGTTTAAAGCCTCAAGATCTTGTGTTTGATGTGTTGACCTTTACTGTTGGGTCTGGTGATGAAGAGTACCGCGATGCGGCCGTGCAGACAATAGAGGCAATTCGAGAACTTAGACGAAGACACCCTGAAGTTGGTACTACACTTGGACTTTCAAATATCTCTTTTGGATTAGATAAAGATGCAAGACCTTATCTAAACTCTGTATTTTTACACCACTGTCTTGAAGCGGGGCTGACTTCTGTTATTATCAATGTTAAGCATATCATCCCTATGAACAGGATAAGCGAAGAGGATCGTAAGGTTTGTGAAGATCTTCTGTTTAATAACCAAGAAAATGGTGATCCTCTTTTTAAATTCATAGAACACTTTAGTAAAAAAGAGGCGGTTGATCAGGGAGCAGAAGATGAAGCTTACCTTAAGATGAGTGATGAGGAGAAGATACATAAACTTCTGCTTGATGGTGATAAAGATAGGATGATTCCGCTTGTAGAAGAGGTACGCCACCGCATCTCACCAGAAAAGATTGTCAATGAGATTCTTATAGAAGCTATGAAAGTTGTAGGTGATCTTTTTGGAAGTGGTCAGATGCAGCTTCCGTTTGTTTTGCAAAGTGCTGAGACAATGAAAGCTACAGTTGATTACCTAAACCCTTATTTGCCAAAGAAAGAGAAAGAGAGTGATACGACACTTATACTTGGTACAGTTAAAGGGGATGTTCACGATGTTGGTAAGAACCTTGTAGATATTATTCTTACCAACAATGGCTTTAAGGTTGTTAATCTTGGTATCAAAGTGGAACTTGAACAGTTTTTAGAAGCTGCAAAAGAGCATAATGCAGATGTCATAGGTTTTAGCGGACTACTAGTTAAATCGACTCAAGTAATGAAAGAGAATCTTGAACAGATGACTGAGATGGGAATAGACATACCTGTTATTGTTGGTGGTGCCGCATTAACAAAAGGGTTTGTTGATGAGTATTGCCGCCCAGTTTATAAAGGGCCAATCTTCTATTGTCGTGATGCTTTTGACGGTGTTATTGCTATGAGCCGTATTGAGGCTGGAAACTTTGATACAAGACTTGGCAGTGATGGAAAAGATGAAGAAGAGGTAGTTGTTATCAAAGAGAAAAAAGAGGTAGAGATTCCTCCTTTTGAAGAGATAAAAATGCCATCTCGTGAGATTAAAGTGCCTGTTCCTCCATTTTGGGGACGCAGGGTTATGACTAAAGATGATTTTGATTTAAATATCGCTTTTGAATGGATTAATCATCGTATTCTATTTAAGTCACGATGGGGATACCGCTCAAAGGGTATGAGTAAAGATGAGTATCAAAAACAGCTTGAAGAGGTTGTATTGCCGGCATATGAACGGCTAAAAGCACAATTTATAGATGAAGGTCTCTTTGATCCAACAATTATATATGGCTATTACCCTTGCAGAAGTGACGATACAACACTATTGATTTTTGATGAAAGTGAAGGGTGGAATAGTGATAAAGATGCCAACCGTGAGCCTCTTGATGAGGTGATGGGCAGAGCACGTGAAGCAATGACTTTCCCACGTCAAACCAAAAAACCGTGGCGTTGTCTTGCTGACTATTTTCACAGGGATCGTCACGATGTTGTTGCTTTTACAACTGTAAGTGCAGGCCGTAAAATAAGTGAATATGAGCGCAAGCTTTATGATGAGGGTAAGTTTCACGAATATTACTTAGTTCATGGTTTAGGAGTAGAGTTGGCTGAAGCATTGGCAGAGATTGCACATAAACAGATACGGCTAGACCTTAATATTGCAGATAAAGAGGGACACTCTTTGCGTGATGTTGAGATGAGAAAATATCAAGGAGCACGTTACTCTCCTGGCTATCCTGCTTGTCCGGAATTGGAGCTTAATAAACCTATTTTTAATTTCTTGAAACCGGAAGATTTTGGAATAGTTCTTAGTGAAACACTTCAAATTCATCCTGAACAGTCAACAGCTGCAATTGTTGTCTACCATCCTGAAGCTATGTATTATAATATTTAGGAAAAAAGGGGGAAGTTGAAAGATGATTGAATATTTCTTTTCCTGCCCTTACTGTTGGCAGCGGGTATCTATATTGATCGATAGTGGATTGACTAGATTTGAAGGTATTGAAGATTGTGAAGTATGCTGTAATCCAATAAGTTTTATTGTAGAACTTGAATCAGGGCAGATAGTCTCATCTTATGTTGAGAAGGTTCAGTAGTCAAAAGATGGGTATGATTTTTGTCATTTAAGAAAACTGAAAATAGCGCAATCTCTTTTTAAATTATACAAACTTATAATCCTTTTTGCTATGATATGTAAAAAAGGAAAATTATGATGCGCTATTTTATCCTTTCTTTAGTGTTTATTTTAGAACTTCTTGCAAATAAATATACTTATACAAACCAACTTATAGATGAACCATCTCCATATTTGCAACAGCATGCTCATAATCCTGTTAACTGGTATCCTTGGGGTGAAGAGGCGTTTGAAAAGGCAAAGCGTGAGCATAAACCTATCTTTTTATCTATTGGTTACAGTACTTGTCATTGGTGTCATGTAATGGCGCATGAATCTTTTGAAGATCCAAAAATTGCTGAAATTATTAACCGCTGGTTTGTACCTGTTAAAGTA contains:
- a CDS encoding GGDEF domain-containing response regulator codes for the protein MNVLIVDDKNSYIDMAIAFLEDIENIKLYTSMSGKEALIKTTKVSFDLILLDIIMPNMDGFEVCKRLKQHPRTKDIPVIFLTSENSLDFIIKAFEYGAIDYINKPFTAEELRARVNTQLKLYKTVKELKAKQSQLVQLSIIDPLTKIYNFTYLKTKLKYLLDNKERFWFIHIQIDNLGKISKVFGHNQTEKLLLEFVEVLNDIFADKNMIFRLYGAHFGVIIQNQKKENIEKLLNSFLIEIKNLLKTVTNVNCFIVANLSKESDSVSSLLNRSDNLIHRHYMLKDKLQYLIEE
- the metH gene encoding methionine synthase, whose amino-acid sequence is MQNIQQLMKDRILVIDGAMGTQIQSMDIPEDAWEGKEGCNELLNATAPELIRQIHKRYAMAGADLIKTNTFGSMNWVLDEYEIGDRAYELSKKGCELVKSVCEEFSTPQKPRFCLGSIGPGTKLPSLKHIEYDEMYSGYLEMAKGMIDGGVDIFLLETCQDPLQIKAALHACEDACKDKEVKTPIMVSVTIELSGSMLIGTDATTIATIMEPFDILSLGFNCGTGPEQVEKHVKTLSELWHKPISVHANAGLPQNRGGYTYYPMGPEEFSELQKSFTKYDGVTFLGGCCGTTPQHIKALSDAVKGMKPRPATGSHPTSLASLFNTVPLMQDPAPLLIGERSNATGSKAFRELLLAEDYEGTLTVGQQQVRAGAHVLDVSVGFAGRDETKDMHEVISLYAQKIPLPLMPDSTQVKGLETALKCIGGKPIINSVNLEDGIEKFDAVCQLAKRFGTSLVCLTIDEQGMAKTVERKLEVAERIYELATKKHGLKPQDLVFDVLTFTVGSGDEEYRDAAVQTIEAIRELRRRHPEVGTTLGLSNISFGLDKDARPYLNSVFLHHCLEAGLTSVIINVKHIIPMNRISEEDRKVCEDLLFNNQENGDPLFKFIEHFSKKEAVDQGAEDEAYLKMSDEEKIHKLLLDGDKDRMIPLVEEVRHRISPEKIVNEILIEAMKVVGDLFGSGQMQLPFVLQSAETMKATVDYLNPYLPKKEKESDTTLILGTVKGDVHDVGKNLVDIILTNNGFKVVNLGIKVELEQFLEAAKEHNADVIGFSGLLVKSTQVMKENLEQMTEMGIDIPVIVGGAALTKGFVDEYCRPVYKGPIFYCRDAFDGVIAMSRIEAGNFDTRLGSDGKDEEEVVVIKEKKEVEIPPFEEIKMPSREIKVPVPPFWGRRVMTKDDFDLNIAFEWINHRILFKSRWGYRSKGMSKDEYQKQLEEVVLPAYERLKAQFIDEGLFDPTIIYGYYPCRSDDTTLLIFDESEGWNSDKDANREPLDEVMGRAREAMTFPRQTKKPWRCLADYFHRDRHDVVAFTTVSAGRKISEYERKLYDEGKFHEYYLVHGLGVELAEALAEIAHKQIRLDLNIADKEGHSLRDVEMRKYQGARYSPGYPACPELELNKPIFNFLKPEDFGIVLSETLQIHPEQSTAAIVVYHPEAMYYNI
- a CDS encoding CPXCG motif-containing cysteine-rich protein; translated protein: MIEYFFSCPYCWQRVSILIDSGLTRFEGIEDCEVCCNPISFIVELESGQIVSSYVEKVQ
- a CDS encoding DUF255 domain-containing protein, coding for MRYFILSLVFILELLANKYTYTNQLIDEPSPYLQQHAHNPVNWYPWGEEAFEKAKREHKPIFLSIGYSTCHWCHVMAHESFEDPKIAEIINRWFVPVKVDREEMPHLDKYYQKIFTLLHHRS